The ANME-2 cluster archaeon genome includes the window AATACTCCAATATTGTCTATAACCACAACATCATTTGTCCCAACAATAATATCTTTCAATTGTATAATGTTAGTCGACATTTTACTACTTTCGGTACCCCATTCTACATTACTTATGGCCTCATATACCCGTTCTTCATACACTCGCTGAATTACCAAATTCCCATCATTATAAAATGGTCTTAAATCCAGTCCAAGTGATTCGGCCTGTAACAATATATCTTCTGGCGTTTCTTCAGTAGCAATGAACAAACAGTTTTTACCATTTTTGCAGGCCTGATACAATAAATGCAGTCCCAATATGGTCTTTCCTGAACCAGTGTTGCCTGTTATTAAAATCCCTTTACCTTCAGGATATCCTCCCTCCAGTTTGCTGTCTAATTTTGGCAAGCCAGTTGAAATTCGTTCCATT containing:
- a CDS encoding DEAD/DEAH box helicase family protein, producing the protein MERISTGLPKLDSKLEGGYPEGKGILITGNTGSGKTILGLHLLYQACKNGKNCLFIATEETPEDILLQAESLGLDLRPFYNDGNLVIQRVYEERVYEAISNVEWGTESSKMSTNIIQLKDIIVGTNDVVVIDNIGVFTPNILLSEFRSQFDALNHMLSKRNYTTIFTIDETSNKRTENIASYSVYGIIRMSNKENPYTNKHERCLEVVKMRNTQIPEEPMKFKIQPNKGIDFLSG